AAGTTCTATCTTCAATTCGGTAATTGAACGAGCGGCAGTGGCTTGATCTAAAATCTCCCCTTCTGTCGCCTCAACTTCGTTATCCGGAGCGTCCTCAAGGTCCTCTATATCCTCGGAATCCAAGGATGGACTTTCTGGACTGGTTACAGGTGTCGCTATATTGCCGCGCTGGAGAATCTCCAATTCCCGAAGGCGACTCTCGAGACGTTCTCTTCGCCTGCGCAGTGACTGGTAAATAGCTTCCGGAGACGAGGCAAGACGGCGCTGCAATATGGTTAAAGCAAAACCTACAGTGCCTGCGCGTTTATCGTTTTCGAGTGCTTCCGCCCGGTTGAATTCTTCGCGCACATAGTCGGTTACCACTTTGTAAAGGTGCGCCTCGGCTTGCGAAAGTTTGTATGCAACTGTGTAAGCTATTCGTTCCGGAAAGAGTGGTGTACCGTCGAATTTGATCAAGTTCTCCTTTACCATGCGTCGCATCAAATCCGATACGTCGGTTACATGAACGCCGTCGCGGAACCGACCCTCGAATCGGTCACCATCTAACAGGGCCATGAAGAGTTGAAAGTCATCTTCTTTGCCGTTGTGAGGCGTAGCGGTCATCAGGAGGAAATGGCGCGTGAGACCAGATAAAAGCTGACCAAGGCGATAACGCTTTGTGTACTTGGTCTCTCCTCCAAAAACTGAGGCGGACATCTTGTGAGCTTCGTCGCAGACAACCAGATCCCAATGGCAATCGGGTGCCTGAAGTTTCAACTGGACATCCTCATTTCGCGACAGCTTATCGAGCCGCGCTATTACTAGATTGGTTTCTAAGAACCAATTGCCGGTACGAGCGGCCTCAAGCTTATCGTTAGTCAGAATTTCAAACGGTAGATGGAATCTGCGGTAGAGCTCGTCTTGCCATTGCTCGGCCAAGCTACCCGGACACACGACTAAACACCGCTGAAGGTCTCCGCGAGCAATCAGCTCTTTCATCAGGAGGCCCGCCATGATGGTTTTACCTGCTCCTGGGTCATCAGCTAGTAGGAAACGAAGTGGCTGCCGTGGCAGCATGGACTCGTACACAGCTGTTATTTGATGTGGAAGGGGATCGACAACGGAAGTGTGGACTGCGAGTACTGGGTCAAACAAGTGCGCTAATCGAATGCGTTGGGCTTCTGAGACAAGTCGAAAGAGTGCACCGTCACCATCGAAACTCCACGGTCTCCCGTGCTCAACCAGTTCAAGGCGCGGCTCATCGTGGCGATACAGCAATTCGTTCGCAACTTTTCCTGTAGAAGTCTTGTAGGTTAGCTCTAAGGCTTCAGAGCCATACCATTGGACGTTCACGACAACTACCGTGGCGTCTGGAACGATGCCACGAATTGCGGCATGTTGCTGGAGTTGCTCAAGTTTCATTGCTGTTGATGGGTCCCGAGGTTTGGCAAAGCTAGTCGGAGCGAGACCGTGTCAGCTTTTACATCGCGAGTGGAAATTGTTGGCCCCGATCGGGTCCAGGCTTCGAGTTCAATCACCACTGTTCGTTGAGAATTGTCTTTCGGGCGAAGTTTTTTGGTAAGCAATTGGCCAAAGCGTTGATCATGAGTGGAAATGCAAACCTGTCTCGAATCCTTCGCTCGCCTTAACAAGTCAATTAATCCCAATAAGTTTATGTCATCTAAACTCTGCAATGGATCGTCCAGAATTACTACGTCCAAAGGCGGTGATGTGACTCCAAGATTCAAAGACAAAAATACGCACACGGCCAGAGCGTTCATTTGTGAACTGGACAACACAAGTCCAGGGACGTCGCATTCGACTTCCTGCGTGGGGTCCTTTACAACTGCGGACAGTTGCCCATGTCCGTGTGACAGATTCGTAAGAAAGCTAACTGCCCTGAAGGCAGGATGAACATCGATTCTGCCGTAGTAGTTGCTTAGCAATGGTTCAATTTCGCTGATTCGCGCAGACACGACCTCCAATGCTGTCTCTCTGAGACCTGAGATGATCTTGCTGGCCAGGTCCCGAGTTTTGGTGAGTCCGCTGACTTCCTCATCAATTCTGCTTAACCTATTTCGAGTGGACTCAATCTCCTTCTCCAGTTCCTGGATTGCAGCAGAATCATGTGATCGCGCAACACGCAGCGCCAACCGTTCACCTAGCTCTTGGGCTTGCGTGAGCCCCCCTATCGTGGATTGTGTCTGTGCAAGGGCTCTTGTCACCACATCGCTCAGCTCGGATATGGTGTCCTGGGTAAGATTAAGGCTGGCCCATTGGTTCGTTATTCGTTCCTCTATCTGTGACCTTTCTGTAGCCAATTGGTTAGCGCTAAGTAAGTCCTGATTGGCAATCGTGAGCAATCGCTCTTGACTGGATAGCTCATTTAGGAGCAATTCAGTTGGGTCGGAGTGCTCCGGCAACTTGCTGGTATCGGAACTGGTTCTCAAGTAGTTCTGCAGCCGGTTCCGAGTAGTGGGGATGTTATACGACTGATTACAAACAGGGCAAAGATCGCCCAAATGTTGAAGAGCGAGCTCGGCAAGAGCACGCAACTGCTCCTCTCGCTCCTTCAATTCCGCCTGAGCCCTTCTATGGCGTGATGCCAAATCTT
The genomic region above belongs to Candidatus Zixiibacteriota bacterium and contains:
- a CDS encoding AAA family ATPase, which gives rise to MRLVSLELSGFRGFTDEYIIDLDAQAIIVLGPNGNGKTSLFDAILWTITGAIPRFKGNEGAVVSKFARTGQARTVLKLRSTTKNTTVAISRTFDGQKSRVSVDLGDGRLIHGPEAEGNLISTIWPEAALVSNPFEALATVLTRSVYLQQDLVREFIDSTDKNERFNAVSELVGAGRVTELQANLERERFAWSKSINAQMSDTQPLRARLSSMESRLAEIRSSVSAQDNVIAPVDFENWLRSIRDLGIMIPDHPVDLTNASAAIDSAIKAIDAARRAAERRADQLLKLLADINAFSQFQVPTIEPLLAAVTNIRSQIETTRQRLIEAQDLASRHRRAQAELKEREEQLRALAELALQHLGDLCPVCNQSYNIPTTRNRLQNYLRTSSDTSKLPEHSDPTELLLNELSSQERLLTIANQDLLSANQLATERSQIEERITNQWASLNLTQDTISELSDVVTRALAQTQSTIGGLTQAQELGERLALRVARSHDSAAIQELEKEIESTRNRLSRIDEEVSGLTKTRDLASKIISGLRETALEVVSARISEIEPLLSNYYGRIDVHPAFRAVSFLTNLSHGHGQLSAVVKDPTQEVECDVPGLVLSSSQMNALAVCVFLSLNLGVTSPPLDVVILDDPLQSLDDINLLGLIDLLRRAKDSRQVCISTHDQRFGQLLTKKLRPKDNSQRTVVIELEAWTRSGPTISTRDVKADTVSLRLALPNLGTHQQQ